From one Flavobacterium kingsejongi genomic stretch:
- the istA gene encoding IS21 family transposase yields the protein MANKITDMSKIRKVIKFYCNGKSKLFISSYLSLSRNTVKKYISLFEVLELSFELIDQKTDAELELLFSQTSVEAISPRLQTLYDFFPKMERELKKVGVTVQHMWEQYIAVNPDGYRTSQFHYHYNIWGKRVNPVMHMNHKAGDKMYVDYAGKTLSIIDIDTGEVKEVQFFVAILGASQYTYAEASMSQQKENFVDSVENAMRFFEGTPAAIVPDNLKSAVIKSSRFEPTINETLADLAEHYETTILPARAYRPRDKSLVEGAVKILYRRIYVTIKETKFFSLEELNQQIWDLLDSHNNRKLTGRPYSRFELFLEDEKEKLRPLPQDRFEIKYQSFATVMQNGHVQLSQDKNYYSVPYQYVKKKAKLLYTKSTVEIYYKYNRIAVHPRNYKPYVYTTTPEHLASTHQFVAQWSAARFIEWANNIDESVGEYIMQIIESRNHPEQAYKSCLGILNFEKKVGRQRLINACRRALDFKIYNFKTIQNILENNLDHIDFDQEPEQELPDHSNIRGKHYYN from the coding sequence ATGGCAAACAAAATAACAGACATGAGTAAAATTAGAAAAGTAATTAAATTCTATTGTAATGGAAAGAGTAAGTTATTTATAAGTAGCTACTTATCCCTTTCAAGAAATACGGTAAAGAAATATATTTCTTTATTTGAAGTTCTCGAATTAAGCTTTGAATTAATCGACCAAAAAACCGATGCAGAGCTGGAACTTTTATTCTCCCAGACTAGTGTAGAGGCCATTAGCCCGAGATTACAGACACTTTATGATTTTTTTCCTAAAATGGAACGTGAACTAAAAAAAGTTGGCGTTACCGTACAGCATATGTGGGAACAATATATTGCTGTAAATCCTGATGGTTATCGAACTTCACAATTTCATTATCATTACAATATATGGGGCAAACGAGTTAATCCGGTCATGCATATGAACCATAAGGCTGGTGATAAAATGTATGTTGATTATGCCGGAAAGACACTCTCAATTATTGATATAGATACTGGAGAAGTCAAAGAAGTACAATTTTTTGTAGCAATATTGGGCGCTAGCCAATACACGTATGCTGAAGCTTCCATGAGCCAGCAAAAGGAAAACTTTGTTGACTCGGTAGAAAATGCCATGCGCTTTTTTGAAGGCACTCCTGCCGCCATTGTTCCAGATAATTTAAAATCTGCCGTAATAAAAAGCAGTCGTTTTGAACCGACAATCAATGAAACCCTGGCTGATTTAGCAGAACATTACGAAACCACAATTTTACCTGCCAGAGCTTACAGGCCCAGAGACAAGTCACTAGTTGAAGGAGCTGTTAAGATATTATATCGAAGGATTTATGTAACCATAAAAGAAACTAAGTTCTTTTCTCTGGAAGAATTAAACCAGCAGATCTGGGATTTACTTGACTCTCACAATAACAGAAAACTGACAGGACGCCCTTATTCCCGCTTTGAATTATTTTTAGAAGACGAGAAAGAAAAACTGCGTCCACTCCCACAAGATCGTTTTGAAATTAAATACCAGTCTTTTGCAACAGTAATGCAAAACGGTCATGTTCAATTAAGCCAGGACAAAAACTATTACAGCGTTCCGTATCAATATGTAAAGAAGAAAGCCAAGCTGTTATATACCAAATCAACAGTAGAGATTTATTATAAATACAATCGAATAGCTGTACATCCAAGAAACTACAAACCTTATGTCTATACAACAACTCCTGAGCATTTAGCCAGTACACATCAATTTGTAGCCCAATGGAGTGCTGCCCGCTTCATTGAATGGGCTAATAATATTGATGAGTCAGTAGGAGAATATATAATGCAGATAATCGAAAGCAGAAATCATCCAGAACAGGCTTATAAAAGCTGTTTAGGAATACTGAATTTTGAAAAAAAGGTAGGCAGACAGCGATTAATAAATGCCTGCAGGCGGGCACTTGATTTTAAAATTTACAATTTTAAGACCATACAAAACATTTTAGAAAACAACTTGGATCATATTGATTTTGATCAAGAACCTGAGCAGGAACTTCCCGATCACAGTAACATAAGAGGAAAACACTATTATAACTAA